In Paenibacillus sp. G2S3, a single window of DNA contains:
- a CDS encoding molybdopterin-dependent oxidoreductase has protein sequence MSGMLGRLRKGYGKKLRTLHTWNGWIVVILALTGLVLVGGFWRGFLGEGRVWIKGLHIVVGIASILPVIYYLLLASKHWKQLKEKPWQRFNVLVVLFLLLGWFISGVLLWQFRRVGPQVSNLALVVHDVLTWAGLPYIIYHSLTRVKWLKEPNRRTIKSGSELSSNSTYQDTPQPVYTRRAFIRGTIGVGLALTIGPSFVKWLGSSIGNIGGSETIDKLIENDRNQLLPAPQPLAASSPPLGGGSQGQFRVYTVTPIPEFTNDNWSFKLDGLVDQSFTWNWEQFVQLQRTVQVSDFHCVTGWSVYKNTWEGIKLKDLLQQAGVKSTAKTVKFYSGDGVYTDTLTLEQADMDDVMVAVMHDGKPIPSDLGGPVRLIVPKMFAYKSVKWLNRIELIEGEHTGYWEQRGYSNDAWV, from the coding sequence ATGAGCGGTATGCTTGGTCGGCTACGCAAGGGATACGGGAAAAAACTGCGGACACTACATACCTGGAACGGCTGGATCGTCGTGATATTGGCCTTGACGGGGCTAGTGCTAGTAGGTGGTTTTTGGCGAGGTTTCCTTGGTGAAGGCAGGGTATGGATTAAAGGTCTGCATATTGTGGTAGGAATCGCATCTATCCTTCCAGTGATCTATTATCTTCTATTGGCAAGTAAACATTGGAAACAGCTAAAGGAGAAGCCTTGGCAGCGGTTCAATGTACTTGTCGTGCTTTTCCTCTTACTTGGCTGGTTCATTTCGGGCGTGTTGTTATGGCAGTTCCGTAGAGTTGGACCGCAAGTATCTAATCTTGCTTTGGTCGTTCATGATGTCCTGACATGGGCTGGTCTGCCTTACATTATCTATCACTCACTGACTCGTGTGAAGTGGCTGAAGGAGCCGAATCGTCGGACTATCAAGAGCGGGAGTGAGTTGAGTAGCAATTCAACATATCAAGATACACCTCAGCCAGTCTATACACGTAGAGCTTTCATTCGAGGGACGATCGGTGTAGGGCTTGCCCTTACAATCGGACCCTCATTTGTAAAATGGCTAGGCAGCTCGATTGGAAACATCGGTGGCAGCGAAACGATCGATAAATTAATCGAGAATGACCGCAATCAGCTGTTGCCAGCACCGCAGCCACTGGCGGCATCGTCACCGCCTCTTGGAGGTGGGTCGCAGGGTCAATTCCGTGTTTATACTGTAACCCCTATTCCTGAGTTCACGAACGATAATTGGTCCTTTAAGTTGGATGGTCTTGTTGATCAGAGCTTTACATGGAATTGGGAGCAATTCGTTCAATTGCAACGGACGGTTCAAGTGAGTGATTTTCACTGCGTGACAGGTTGGTCTGTCTACAAGAATACCTGGGAAGGCATCAAGCTGAAGGATCTTCTACAACAGGCTGGTGTGAAGTCCACAGCAAAAACGGTGAAGTTCTACTCTGGGGATGGAGTATATACAGATACTCTTACGCTGGAGCAGGCGGATATGGACGATGTTATGGTCGCGGTGATGCATGATGGGAAACCGATTCCGAGCGATCTCGGTGGACCGGTTCGGCTAATTGTCCCCAAAATGTTCGCTTACAAGTCAGTAAAGTG
- a CDS encoding LysR family transcriptional regulator produces MDINLEWYRSFYWVAQTGSLTAAAERLNITQPAVSHTIKQLEEKMGGPLFFRTSRGVDLTTEGKVLLRFIEQAFQNVEMGERAIAEMNNLNSGEIHIGASDTLCKYYLLSYLEQYHEQFPNVRIHITNRTTPETLALLKEGKIDFGIVSLPASDKQIEFRKSTRLQDCLVGGKGFRHLADKTMPLSDIKQYPLLFLEQGGSTRKYIDGFLASNHVTITPEFELGSVDLLVQFALRGFGLAFVIRDYVTEELKSGELVEIPLDPPFPERNIGIATLRGVPLSAASKSFLTLLD; encoded by the coding sequence ATGGACATCAACTTGGAATGGTATCGCTCTTTTTATTGGGTAGCGCAAACAGGCAGCTTAACTGCGGCAGCAGAACGACTGAATATAACACAACCGGCAGTGAGTCATACGATTAAGCAATTGGAAGAAAAGATGGGCGGACCCTTATTTTTTCGTACCTCTAGAGGGGTGGATCTAACGACAGAAGGCAAAGTACTGCTGCGGTTCATTGAGCAAGCCTTTCAGAATGTGGAGATGGGTGAACGAGCGATTGCCGAAATGAACAATTTAAATAGCGGGGAGATTCATATTGGTGCTAGTGATACTCTCTGCAAATATTACTTGTTGTCTTATCTCGAACAATATCATGAGCAATTCCCCAATGTCCGTATTCATATTACGAATCGAACAACACCAGAGACACTTGCGCTTCTAAAAGAAGGGAAAATTGATTTCGGTATCGTTAGCTTACCGGCATCTGACAAACAGATTGAATTTCGTAAGAGTACAAGGCTTCAAGATTGTCTTGTCGGTGGCAAGGGCTTCCGTCATTTGGCGGACAAGACAATGCCGCTTTCAGACATCAAGCAGTACCCCTTGTTGTTTCTAGAGCAAGGAGGCAGCACAAGAAAGTATATAGATGGGTTTCTTGCCTCCAATCATGTGACGATAACACCAGAGTTTGAATTAGGCAGTGTAGATCTTCTTGTTCAGTTCGCTTTGCGTGGCTTTGGTCTTGCTTTTGTTATTCGTGATTATGTTACGGAAGAATTAAAGAGTGGAGAACTTGTAGAAATCCCTTTAGATCCGCCGTTTCCAGAGCGTAACATTGGAATTGCGACTCTTCGAGGAGTTCCACTCTCTGCTGCTTCAAAGTCCTTTCTAACCTTATTGGACTAA
- a CDS encoding adenylosuccinate synthase: MTVIAIVGANWGDEGKGKMTDVLAAQASYVVRFQGGSNAGHTIINQYGKFSLHMLPSGVFYPSVTNIIGPGTALDTEVLVKELQALADRGVPKPKLFVSERAQIVLSIHRLFDELEEERLGSQGFGSTKRGIAPFYADKYAKLGIQVADLFDPARLEKRLEQLLASKNVLLEHLYKKAPIQVSELMAQLQKEAAQLAPYVANTTEILQEAYGKGETILLEGQLGALRDPDHGIYPYSTSSSTLAGYAPVGAGLPAAAITNVIAVTKAYSSCVGAGPFVSELEGPVADELRTRGGDAGEFGATTGRPRRMGWFDAVATRYGCLMQGATEVVLTNLDVLGYLNEIPVCVAYELENGEITDKFPATSKLNKAKPIITHLSGWNYDISHITNFDDLPEQAKSYVDFIETSIGIRISTVSVGPRRDQVIHRTL, translated from the coding sequence GTGACCGTAATCGCAATTGTAGGAGCTAACTGGGGAGACGAAGGCAAAGGAAAAATGACAGATGTACTAGCCGCTCAAGCCTCTTATGTAGTTCGTTTTCAAGGTGGAAGTAACGCTGGTCATACCATCATTAACCAGTATGGAAAATTCTCACTTCATATGCTGCCTTCTGGTGTATTTTACCCATCAGTTACAAACATTATTGGACCAGGAACAGCTCTTGATACAGAAGTATTAGTAAAGGAATTACAAGCGTTAGCAGATAGAGGGGTTCCAAAGCCGAAGTTGTTCGTATCGGAGCGCGCTCAAATCGTACTCTCGATCCATCGTTTGTTTGATGAGCTGGAAGAGGAACGACTTGGGTCACAAGGGTTCGGTTCAACCAAACGGGGGATAGCGCCATTCTACGCGGATAAATATGCGAAGCTCGGGATACAAGTAGCGGATTTGTTTGATCCTGCCCGACTTGAGAAACGTCTCGAACAATTACTTGCTTCAAAAAATGTATTACTGGAGCATTTATATAAGAAAGCCCCTATCCAAGTTTCGGAATTAATGGCTCAGTTACAAAAAGAAGCTGCACAATTGGCACCATACGTAGCCAACACAACAGAAATACTGCAAGAGGCTTATGGAAAAGGAGAAACAATTCTGCTTGAAGGGCAATTAGGCGCTCTGCGTGATCCTGATCACGGTATATATCCTTACTCTACCTCCTCATCGACACTTGCCGGATACGCACCTGTCGGCGCGGGTCTTCCAGCGGCTGCCATCACGAATGTTATCGCTGTAACGAAGGCATATTCCAGTTGTGTTGGTGCCGGACCTTTTGTATCTGAATTAGAAGGCCCTGTAGCGGATGAACTTCGCACACGAGGTGGCGATGCTGGGGAATTTGGAGCGACAACAGGTCGTCCTAGACGTATGGGTTGGTTTGATGCAGTAGCTACACGTTATGGTTGCCTGATGCAAGGTGCAACGGAGGTTGTGCTGACCAATCTGGATGTTCTTGGTTATTTAAATGAGATTCCGGTTTGCGTTGCCTATGAACTTGAAAATGGGGAAATCACCGACAAGTTTCCAGCAACAAGTAAGCTGAACAAAGCAAAACCGATAATAACGCATTTATCTGGCTGGAACTATGATATCTCGCATATCACCAACTTTGACGATCTGCCAGAGCAAGCTAAAAGTTATGTAGATTTTATCGAAACGTCTATTGGAATACGTATTTCTACTGTTTCTGTGGGACCTAGACGTGATCAGGTCATTCATCGTACGCTGTAA